Proteins from one Comamonas flocculans genomic window:
- a CDS encoding sugar transferase: MKRLLDFTVALLGLIALALPLCILILLIRRKLGSPVFFRQTRPGLHGRPFQMVKFRTMTDARDAQGALLPDADRLTLFGRFLRSTSLDELPELWNVLKGDMSLVGPRPLLMEYLPLYSPDQARRHAVRPGVTGWAQVNGRNAISWEEKFALDVWYVDHQSLALDLRILWLTVKKVLVREGISAAGEATMGKFTGNR; the protein is encoded by the coding sequence ATGAAACGTCTCCTCGACTTCACCGTCGCCCTGCTGGGCCTGATCGCCCTGGCCCTGCCCTTGTGCATCCTCATCCTGCTCATCCGCCGCAAGCTTGGCAGCCCAGTGTTTTTCCGCCAAACCCGCCCCGGCTTGCATGGCCGGCCGTTCCAGATGGTCAAGTTCCGCACCATGACGGATGCGCGCGATGCGCAGGGCGCGCTGCTGCCCGACGCCGACCGCCTCACGCTCTTTGGCCGTTTTCTGCGCTCCACCAGCCTGGATGAGCTGCCGGAGCTGTGGAACGTGCTCAAGGGCGACATGAGCCTGGTCGGCCCACGCCCGCTGCTGATGGAATACCTGCCGCTGTACTCGCCCGATCAGGCGCGCCGCCACGCCGTGCGCCCGGGCGTGACCGGTTGGGCGCAGGTCAACGGCCGCAACGCGATCAGCTGGGAGGAAAAGTTTGCGCTCGACGTGTGGTACGTCGATCACCAATCGCTGGCGCTGGATCTGCGCATTCTGTGGCTGACGGTCAAGAAGGTGCTGGTGCGCGAGGGCATCAGTGCTGCCGGCGAGGCGACGATGGGAAAATTCACCGGTAATCGTTAA
- a CDS encoding plasmid stabilization protein: protein MALTASIHYENANFLRELAENLPQVRPQGHNTQQVALLQRLADDELAQAQHDEWIRRKVAAARADKRPRMTTQEVRASLQAQFEKLRDVPR from the coding sequence ATGGCACTGACTGCAAGCATCCATTACGAGAACGCCAATTTTTTGCGTGAATTGGCAGAGAACCTGCCGCAAGTGCGTCCACAAGGGCATAACACGCAGCAAGTGGCCTTGCTGCAGCGCCTGGCCGATGATGAGCTGGCACAGGCGCAGCACGACGAATGGATCCGCCGCAAGGTGGCCGCCGCCAGGGCGGATAAGCGCCCGAGGATGACGACGCAAGAAGTACGCGCCAGCCTGCAAGCCCAGTTTGAGAAGC